One window of the Vicinamibacterales bacterium genome contains the following:
- a CDS encoding glycoside hydrolase family 57 protein: MVNLALLWHMHQPYYEDLATGEHILPWVRLHAIKDYWGMVALLEEFPGVRVTFNLVPSLIVQVQAFAGDRARDRHLVLGLKPARDLTEDEARWLVANGFHAPYERMIRPFPRYAELHAIRQARQPFSPDDLGDLQVWHKLAWMDPDWLARDARLLALVARDRGYTEADKAALREIELELLSLVVPAYREASERGQVELSCSPFYHPILPLLCDSDTALRTHPNWGRPRTRLVRPDDARAQVERALSFHEATFGRRPSGMWPSEGSVSDEAVAVMAGAGVRWLATDEDILSRSLGAAMPRDGFGHAVRADLLYRPYRVGPQGPVALFRDHALSDRIGFHYQSWDADAAAADFVERVREAGRRFSAATGGEDATVSVILDGENAWEHYPGGGRPFLRALYGALTAAADIRTVTMAEAAKGPAAPLRSIYPGSWINADFYIWIGHRDDHRAWSQLAEARAVFDRESASVPAADRDRAFEELLIAEGSDWFWWYGDDHSSDHDRDFDDLFRRHLRNAYSALGVAVPDELHASNISTGPAPDSLRPTGRVSVRLDGRETSFFEWAGAARLPLSRPAGAMHEVAPTSRIADVLVAFGTDGTLCLRLSGPAIVDLMASSSVSLAVVVSSPGIRVVPVQSAWVSVDELVEVVIPIDRLEAIPGHNLAFGIQVRDRSGAVLEALPHAGSWTVVAPESGSASADWHL; encoded by the coding sequence ATGGTGAACCTCGCGCTGCTCTGGCACATGCACCAGCCCTACTACGAGGACCTGGCGACGGGGGAGCACATCCTCCCGTGGGTGCGGCTGCACGCCATCAAGGACTACTGGGGCATGGTGGCCCTGCTCGAGGAATTCCCCGGCGTCCGCGTCACCTTCAACCTCGTCCCCTCGCTCATCGTCCAGGTCCAGGCCTTTGCCGGGGACCGGGCCCGCGACCGGCATCTCGTGCTCGGCCTCAAGCCGGCCCGTGACCTGACCGAAGACGAGGCCCGCTGGCTGGTGGCCAACGGGTTCCACGCGCCGTACGAGCGGATGATCCGTCCTTTTCCGCGCTATGCCGAGCTCCACGCCATCCGCCAGGCCCGCCAGCCGTTCTCGCCGGACGACCTGGGCGACCTGCAGGTCTGGCACAAGCTGGCCTGGATGGATCCGGACTGGCTCGCGCGCGATGCGCGGCTCCTCGCCCTGGTCGCGAGGGACCGCGGCTACACCGAAGCCGACAAGGCCGCGCTCCGTGAGATCGAACTCGAGCTGCTCAGCCTCGTGGTGCCCGCGTACCGCGAGGCGAGCGAGCGCGGCCAGGTCGAATTATCGTGCTCGCCGTTCTACCACCCGATCCTGCCGCTGCTGTGCGACTCGGACACGGCGCTGCGCACGCATCCGAACTGGGGCCGGCCGCGCACGCGGTTGGTCCGCCCGGACGATGCGCGGGCGCAGGTGGAGCGGGCGCTGTCGTTTCACGAAGCGACGTTCGGCCGGCGTCCCTCTGGAATGTGGCCCTCCGAGGGGTCGGTGTCGGACGAGGCCGTGGCCGTGATGGCCGGCGCCGGCGTGCGGTGGCTGGCGACCGACGAAGACATCCTGTCGCGTTCGCTCGGCGCGGCGATGCCGCGCGACGGCTTCGGCCACGCCGTGCGGGCCGACCTCCTGTATCGCCCGTATCGCGTGGGCCCGCAGGGGCCGGTCGCATTGTTCAGGGATCACGCGTTGTCGGATCGCATCGGCTTTCACTACCAGTCGTGGGACGCGGACGCCGCCGCTGCCGATTTCGTCGAGCGCGTGCGCGAGGCCGGCCGCCGGTTCAGCGCCGCCACCGGCGGGGAAGACGCGACGGTCAGCGTGATCCTCGATGGCGAGAACGCCTGGGAGCACTACCCAGGCGGCGGACGCCCGTTCCTGCGCGCGCTCTATGGCGCGCTCACCGCCGCCGCCGACATCCGCACGGTCACCATGGCCGAGGCGGCGAAGGGCCCGGCCGCGCCGCTGCGGTCCATCTATCCGGGCTCCTGGATTAACGCCGACTTCTACATCTGGATTGGCCATCGCGACGACCACCGCGCCTGGTCGCAGCTGGCCGAGGCCCGCGCCGTCTTCGACCGCGAGTCGGCGTCGGTGCCGGCCGCGGACCGCGACCGGGCATTCGAGGAACTGCTCATCGCCGAAGGCAGCGACTGGTTCTGGTGGTACGGCGACGACCACTCATCCGATCACGACCGCGACTTCGACGACCTGTTCCGCCGCCATTTGCGAAATGCCTATTCGGCGCTTGGGGTCGCGGTTCCTGATGAGCTCCACGCCTCGAACATCTCCACCGGCCCCGCGCCGGATTCGCTGCGGCCCACCGGCCGGGTGTCGGTCCGGCTCGACGGCCGGGAGACCAGCTTCTTCGAGTGGGCGGGGGCGGCCCGGCTGCCGCTGAGCCGGCCGGCCGGCGCCATGCACGAGGTGGCGCCGACGTCGCGGATCGCCGACGTGCTGGTGGCGTTCGGCACCGACGGCACCTTGTGCCTTCGACTTTCAGGTCCGGCGATCGTGGACCTGATGGCCTCGAGCTCGGTGAGCCTGGCGGTCGTGGTTTCGAGCCCCGGAATCCGGGTGGTCCCGGTCCAGTCGGCATGGGTCTCAGTGGATGAGCTGGTCGAGGTGGTGATTCCGATCGATCGGCTGGAGGCGATCCCGGGTCACAACCTCGCGTTCGGGATCCAGGTCCGCGACCGTTCCGGCGCCGTGCTCGAAGCCTTGCCGCATGCCGGTTCGTGGACGGTCGTCGCTCCCGAATCTGGTTCGGCGTCCGCCGACTGGCATCTCTAG
- a CDS encoding ParB/RepB/Spo0J family partition protein: protein MPKPRGLPDNLRMRHDAHYVETLAASAGAPVGRMVPIDQIDPNPDQPRQAMGDLAELISSVTEKGIIEPLVVRQRGPRYQIIAGERRYHASVQAGLTELPVVIRDVDDREMLELALVENIQRKDLTPFEESEAMQALAQRCGYTHEDLAKRLGKSRTSITEGLSLNGIPPEVRKVCRLAGITSRSLLLQVVRQGDPQKMLALVEKIASQGATREQLRKDTQKVKPGRPKAFVFAFRPPSKAFNLRLSFNKKNASKDEVIAALENILQELKHPK, encoded by the coding sequence GTGCCTAAGCCTCGCGGATTGCCAGACAACCTGCGGATGCGCCACGACGCGCACTACGTCGAAACCCTGGCCGCCTCGGCCGGAGCCCCGGTCGGACGCATGGTGCCGATCGACCAGATCGACCCCAACCCCGACCAGCCGCGCCAGGCCATGGGCGACCTGGCCGAGCTCATCTCGTCGGTCACCGAAAAGGGGATCATCGAGCCGCTCGTGGTCCGCCAGCGCGGGCCGCGCTACCAGATCATCGCCGGCGAGCGCCGCTACCACGCCTCGGTCCAGGCCGGGCTGACCGAGCTACCGGTCGTCATCCGTGACGTCGACGACCGCGAGATGCTCGAACTGGCCCTGGTCGAGAACATCCAGCGCAAGGACCTGACGCCGTTCGAAGAATCCGAGGCCATGCAGGCCTTGGCCCAGCGCTGCGGCTACACCCACGAGGATTTGGCGAAGCGGCTGGGGAAGTCGCGCACCTCGATTACGGAGGGCTTGTCGCTCAACGGCATCCCGCCCGAGGTCCGGAAGGTGTGCCGCCTGGCGGGCATCACCAGCCGGTCGTTGCTGCTGCAGGTGGTCCGCCAGGGAGACCCGCAGAAGATGCTGGCGCTGGTCGAGAAGATCGCCAGCCAGGGCGCCACCCGCGAACAACTCCGCAAGGACACTCAGAAGGTCAAACCTGGACGTCCCAAGGCATTCGTGTTTGCGTTCAGGCCGCCCAGCAAGGCCTTCAACCTGCGCCTCAGCTTCAACAAGAAGAACGCGAGCAAGGACGAGGTGATTGCCGCGCTCGAGAACATTCTTCAGGAACTGAAGCACCCGAAGTAG
- a CDS encoding ParA family protein, with protein MILSIANQKGGVGKTTTAINLAAALAMRGKPTLLIDLDPQGNSSMSFLDIRTATRSMYDVFVDNTVQLADVIVPATVPNLWIAPARIALAKLESRLVGELDAPFRLKDELAKLEQQFANVVIDCPPALGLLTINALVASTHLLIPIQSSYFALEGTDDLLETIEKVRQRPNPELQILGVVITMHDKRTALARDIQEQIRKVFGDKVFRTVISKSVRLEESPAYRESIFTFAPESSGATEYYSLCEEVIDRA; from the coding sequence ATGATTCTCAGTATTGCCAACCAAAAAGGCGGCGTGGGTAAGACCACCACCGCCATCAACCTCGCAGCCGCCCTTGCCATGCGCGGCAAGCCGACGCTGCTCATCGACCTCGATCCGCAAGGCAACAGCAGCATGTCGTTCCTCGACATCCGCACCGCCACGCGGAGCATGTATGACGTCTTCGTGGACAACACCGTCCAACTCGCCGACGTGATCGTCCCGGCAACGGTGCCGAACCTCTGGATCGCGCCGGCCCGCATCGCGCTGGCCAAGCTGGAGTCGCGGCTGGTCGGCGAGCTCGACGCGCCGTTCCGGTTGAAGGACGAACTGGCCAAGCTGGAACAGCAGTTCGCCAACGTCGTGATCGACTGTCCGCCGGCTCTGGGCCTGCTGACCATCAACGCGCTGGTCGCGTCCACGCACTTGCTGATCCCGATTCAGTCGTCGTACTTCGCGCTCGAAGGCACCGACGATTTACTGGAGACCATCGAGAAGGTCCGCCAGCGGCCGAACCCCGAGCTGCAGATCCTGGGCGTGGTCATCACCATGCACGACAAACGCACCGCCTTGGCGCGCGACATCCAGGAGCAGATCCGAAAGGTGTTCGGCGACAAGGTCTTCCGCACTGTGATCAGCAAGAGCGTGCGGCTCGAAGAAAGCCCGGCCTACCGGGAATCGATTTTCACGTTCGCGCCCGAATCATCGGGCGCCACCGAGTACTACAGTTTGTGTGAGGAGGTGATCGACCGTGCCTAA
- a CDS encoding bifunctional nuclease family protein, whose product MIEMNIKGLMVDPITNMPIIILRDSDGQKVLPIWVGVFEANAIALQIENIQTPRPMTHDLLRNIIQDLQATVDKIVVCDLKENTFYAMIHLLTPLGPVAIDARPSDAIALALRTRAPILVDEKVIDHAKTVDLSNEKQDSDRLQQWLEQLDPDDMGKYKM is encoded by the coding sequence ATGATCGAAATGAACATCAAGGGGTTGATGGTCGACCCCATCACCAACATGCCCATCATCATCCTGCGCGACAGCGACGGGCAGAAGGTGTTGCCGATCTGGGTGGGCGTGTTCGAGGCCAACGCGATCGCGCTGCAGATCGAAAACATCCAGACGCCGCGGCCGATGACGCACGACCTGCTGCGCAACATCATCCAGGACCTGCAGGCCACGGTCGACAAGATCGTGGTGTGCGACCTGAAGGAGAACACCTTCTACGCGATGATCCACCTCCTGACCCCGCTCGGTCCGGTGGCGATCGACGCGCGGCCGAGCGACGCCATCGCGCTGGCGCTGCGGACGCGGGCACCGATCCTGGTGGACGAGAAGGTCATCGACCACGCCAAGACCGTGGACCTGTCGAACGAGAAGCAGGACAGCGACCGCCTGCAGCAATGGCTCGAGCAGCTCGACCCGGACGACATGGGCAAATACAAGATGTAA
- the miaB gene encoding tRNA (N6-isopentenyl adenosine(37)-C2)-methylthiotransferase MiaB has translation MKYFIETHGCQMNVHDSERMAGLLEQSGYDRAESDLDADLVVINTCSVRERAEDKLYTRLGEIKEMGRETGRDPMVVVAGCVAQQEGGQLLKKGRGVDLVVGTQQIKMLPMLVKDAVAKAAPRIAIDNPYEEPSFPLGIVRRGDPVRSYVTIIEGCNDFCAFCVVPYTRGHERMRSRAEILNDVREAAGSGRREVQLLGQIVNHYQAPDDPSCDFPALLEAVHEVPGIDRIRFASPHPRHTSDRVIAAVRDLPKVCKHLHLPVQSGSSRVLAMMRRRHTREEYLDLVARIRAAIPNVQLSTDMIVGFPGETAADFDETLSLTEAVGYHSMFSFKYSERPNTLASKRMPDDVTDEEKTRRIVALQSLQRSVQSNLFQRSIGTTQQVLVDATSRRREWELTGRTGGNTVVNFPGPPEWLGRLVDVTIQRTGPNSVWGQAIGAPH, from the coding sequence ATGAAGTACTTCATCGAGACCCACGGCTGCCAGATGAACGTGCACGACTCGGAACGGATGGCGGGCCTGCTCGAGCAGTCCGGCTACGACCGGGCCGAGTCAGACCTGGACGCCGACCTGGTCGTCATCAACACCTGCAGCGTGCGCGAGCGCGCCGAAGACAAGCTCTACACCCGCCTCGGCGAGATCAAGGAGATGGGCCGCGAGACCGGCCGCGACCCGATGGTGGTGGTCGCCGGCTGCGTCGCGCAACAGGAAGGCGGCCAGCTCCTGAAGAAAGGGCGCGGCGTGGACCTGGTGGTCGGCACGCAGCAGATCAAGATGCTGCCGATGCTGGTCAAGGACGCGGTCGCGAAGGCCGCTCCTCGAATCGCCATCGACAATCCGTACGAGGAACCCTCGTTCCCGCTGGGCATCGTCCGGCGCGGCGATCCCGTCCGTTCCTACGTGACAATCATCGAGGGCTGCAACGATTTCTGCGCTTTCTGTGTCGTGCCGTATACCCGCGGGCACGAGCGAATGCGGTCACGAGCCGAGATCTTGAATGACGTGCGCGAAGCCGCCGGCAGCGGCCGCCGCGAAGTGCAGCTACTCGGACAAATCGTGAATCACTACCAGGCCCCGGACGATCCGTCGTGCGATTTCCCGGCACTGCTCGAAGCGGTGCACGAGGTGCCCGGCATCGATCGCATCCGCTTCGCCAGCCCGCATCCGCGGCACACCAGCGACCGCGTGATCGCCGCCGTTCGCGACCTGCCCAAAGTCTGCAAGCACCTGCACCTGCCCGTGCAGTCCGGATCGTCGCGCGTGCTGGCGATGATGCGGCGGCGCCACACTCGCGAGGAGTACCTGGATCTGGTTGCACGCATTCGCGCGGCTATCCCGAACGTGCAGCTATCGACCGATATGATTGTTGGCTTCCCAGGGGAGACGGCAGCCGACTTCGACGAGACGCTGAGCCTGACCGAAGCGGTCGGCTACCACAGCATGTTCTCGTTCAAGTACTCGGAGCGTCCCAACACGCTGGCCTCGAAGCGGATGCCGGACGATGTGACGGACGAAGAGAAGACGCGACGGATCGTGGCCTTGCAGTCACTTCAGCGGTCGGTCCAATCGAACCTCTTCCAGCGGTCGATTGGCACGACACAGCAAGTACTGGTGGACGCGACGAGCCGGCGGCGGGAATGGGAACTGACGGGCCGCACCGGCGGCAACACGGTGGTCAACTTTCCAGGACCGCCGGAGTGGCTGGGACGGCTGGTTGACGTGACGATACAACGAACCGGACCGAACTCGGTCTGGGGACAGGCAATAGGGGCCCCACACTGA
- the recN gene encoding DNA repair protein RecN, producing MIRYLAIRNLAVIESVAVDFEQSFNILTGETGAGKSILVEAVGLLLGGRATQDLIRTGEDIATVEAIFETAEGDELIVRREITSQGRSRAFINGALATAAALKDLSNRLVELHGQHEHQQLLDPSQHLALLDTWAGLDAPRGRVAAAFAAVRAFREQLDRLRMDDRERAARLDLVEFQLGELQKANLQAGEDETLAADRQLLRSADTIHRLCNEGYAELYDTESAALGALGRVWKRVGELAAIDPKFAPYLDARDGIKAQLEDLAFTLRDFADGIDASPGRLQQVEDRLALIERLKRKHGGTLEDAIARRDRLAAEHQALTGGQSTVAEIEQQLLDAGRRFLADARELSARRREAAGRFGKSIETELADLAMAKTRFEVRLTSSESEDKWTDAGIDAGEFFLSPNVGEELRPLARIVSGGELSRVMLALKTLGAKGGMQGKTLIFDEVDAGIGGRVASVVGDKLAALGDRFQVLCITHLPQIAACGRTHFLIEKRVQGSRTVTSVTRLKDDDRVAEVARMMGGAAAGVKALESARELLANSQAKGEAPAKAKGESPRRAKAKLK from the coding sequence ATGATCCGCTACCTCGCCATCCGCAACCTCGCGGTCATCGAGTCGGTTGCGGTCGATTTTGAACAATCGTTCAACATCCTCACCGGCGAGACCGGCGCCGGCAAGTCCATTCTCGTCGAGGCTGTCGGCTTGCTGCTCGGCGGCCGCGCCACTCAGGACCTCATCCGCACCGGTGAAGACATCGCCACCGTCGAGGCGATCTTCGAAACCGCCGAGGGCGACGAGCTGATCGTCCGGCGCGAGATCACCTCGCAGGGACGTAGCCGCGCCTTCATCAACGGCGCCCTCGCCACCGCGGCGGCGCTGAAGGACCTGTCGAACCGGCTGGTCGAGCTCCACGGCCAGCACGAACATCAACAGTTGCTCGACCCCTCCCAGCACCTGGCGTTGCTCGACACGTGGGCGGGACTCGACGCGCCGCGCGGCCGGGTCGCGGCCGCCTTTGCCGCCGTGCGCGCGTTTCGCGAGCAACTCGATCGCTTGCGGATGGACGACCGCGAGCGGGCCGCGCGGCTGGACCTGGTTGAGTTCCAACTGGGCGAACTGCAGAAGGCGAACCTCCAGGCCGGCGAAGACGAGACGCTGGCCGCCGACCGCCAGTTGCTGCGGAGCGCCGACACCATTCACCGCCTCTGCAATGAGGGCTACGCCGAGCTCTACGACACGGAGTCCGCGGCGCTGGGCGCCCTCGGCCGCGTCTGGAAAAGGGTAGGGGAACTGGCGGCCATCGACCCGAAGTTCGCGCCCTACCTGGACGCGCGCGACGGCATCAAGGCGCAGCTCGAGGACCTGGCCTTCACGCTCCGCGACTTCGCCGACGGCATCGACGCCTCGCCCGGCCGGCTGCAGCAGGTCGAGGATCGGCTGGCATTGATCGAGCGGCTCAAGCGCAAGCACGGCGGGACGCTCGAAGACGCGATTGCCCGCCGCGATCGGCTGGCGGCCGAACACCAGGCCCTGACCGGCGGACAGTCCACCGTCGCTGAGATCGAACAGCAGTTGCTCGACGCCGGCCGCCGGTTCCTGGCCGACGCGCGCGAGCTGTCGGCGAGGCGCCGGGAAGCGGCGGGGCGGTTTGGCAAGAGTATCGAGACCGAGCTTGCGGACCTGGCGATGGCCAAGACCCGATTCGAGGTGCGGCTCACCAGTAGCGAGTCCGAAGACAAGTGGACCGACGCGGGCATTGATGCCGGCGAGTTCTTCCTGTCTCCCAACGTCGGCGAGGAACTCCGGCCGCTGGCCCGGATCGTTTCCGGCGGCGAGTTGTCACGCGTGATGCTGGCGCTCAAGACCCTCGGCGCCAAAGGTGGCATGCAGGGCAAGACCCTGATCTTCGACGAGGTGGATGCCGGCATCGGCGGGCGAGTGGCGAGCGTGGTCGGCGACAAGCTGGCGGCGCTGGGCGACCGCTTCCAGGTCCTGTGCATCACGCACCTGCCGCAAATTGCCGCCTGCGGCCGGACCCATTTCCTGATCGAGAAGCGCGTGCAGGGCAGCCGGACCGTGACCAGCGTTACCCGCCTGAAAGACGACGACCGCGTGGCGGAGGTGGCGCGGATGATGGGCGGGGCAGCCGCCGGCGTGAAGGCGCTCGAAAGCGCCCGCGAGCTGCTCGCCAACTCGCAGGCGAAAGGTGAAGCACCGGCGAAAGCGAAAGGCGAAAGTCCGCGACGGGCGAAAGCGAAACTGAAATGA
- a CDS encoding MotA/TolQ/ExbB proton channel family protein has product MVLLLLFSVISWGIILYKLWAYRGIEKQTATFIEVFRKSAKFSEVQAVCPSLALSPLVGMFQAGYAELTAQLRLSQPAASPGTPAARPTLKSITAVDRALLRASSIEVNKLEKRVTFLATTASITPFIGLFGTVWGIMTAFMNIGAQGSTDLAVVSTPIAEALIATALGLFAAIPAVYFYNHFTSKVKTYASEMDDFALEFLNISERNFT; this is encoded by the coding sequence ATGGTGCTCCTCCTCCTCTTCTCGGTGATCTCGTGGGGAATCATCCTCTACAAGCTCTGGGCCTACCGAGGCATTGAGAAGCAGACGGCCACGTTCATCGAGGTGTTCCGCAAGAGCGCCAAGTTCTCCGAGGTCCAGGCCGTGTGCCCGTCGCTGGCGCTCAGCCCGCTCGTCGGGATGTTCCAGGCCGGCTACGCCGAGTTGACCGCCCAGTTGCGGTTATCTCAGCCGGCGGCCAGTCCCGGAACGCCGGCGGCGCGTCCTACCTTGAAGAGCATTACGGCGGTGGATCGCGCGTTGCTGCGCGCCTCGTCCATCGAAGTGAACAAGCTCGAGAAGCGGGTGACGTTTCTCGCCACGACGGCGAGCATCACGCCGTTCATCGGGCTGTTCGGAACGGTGTGGGGCATCATGACGGCGTTCATGAACATCGGCGCGCAAGGGTCCACCGATCTGGCGGTGGTCAGCACGCCCATTGCCGAAGCGCTGATCGCCACCGCGCTCGGCCTGTTCGCCGCCATCCCGGCCGTCTACTTCTACAACCACTTCACCTCGAAGGTGAAGACCTACGCCTCGGAAATGGACGACTTCGCGCTGGAGTTCCTGAACATTTCTGAGAGGAACTTTACCTAG
- a CDS encoding biopolymer transporter ExbD: MPKVAAPPDANTGRRRGRRVSTSLAEINVVPLVDVMLVLLIIFMVAAPMMQKGIEVKLPVSRRADKMTQARPYITVPLSYRSDRRVMIDAEAVSADVLAERMRQLMENRNDKDVFLRGDAGVQLQELFEVIDHLKAGGVQGVGIVAQQRAGQ; this comes from the coding sequence GTGCCGAAGGTTGCGGCCCCACCCGACGCCAACACCGGCCGCCGCCGTGGCCGGCGCGTGTCCACGTCGCTGGCGGAGATCAACGTGGTCCCGCTCGTGGACGTGATGCTGGTCCTGCTCATCATCTTCATGGTGGCGGCACCGATGATGCAAAAGGGCATCGAGGTGAAGCTGCCGGTGTCGCGCCGCGCCGACAAGATGACCCAGGCCCGGCCGTACATCACCGTGCCGCTGTCGTATCGATCCGATCGTCGCGTGATGATCGATGCGGAGGCCGTCAGCGCCGACGTGCTGGCCGAACGCATGCGCCAGTTGATGGAGAACCGCAACGACAAGGACGTGTTCTTGCGCGGTGACGCCGGCGTGCAGCTGCAGGAACTCTTCGAGGTCATCGACCACCTGAAGGCCGGTGGCGTCCAGGGCGTGGGCATCGTCGCCCAGCAGCGGGCGGGGCAATAA
- a CDS encoding TonB C-terminal domain-containing protein codes for MDAVSEVLAARTLKSDGLNSMLGWSAVGHLLLVAAVAFVPAAWFGSANQEPEVIMQISLGGAPGPRDGGLATLGGRAIQQAVPVETKKAIEPVRPPAAQTPAMIEPTKAPPRKTPDNKVDAKDPRSRIPTKGAEVREGSAVAETGGKGQGFGLSAGGGGVGATLDVANFCCPEYLSTMLDLINRNWSAKQQARGTTYMRFVIQKDGRIADATVERTSGDAGLDYISQRALVLTKLPPLPAGYDQQALTVHLIFPYGQ; via the coding sequence ATGGATGCCGTCTCCGAGGTGCTGGCGGCGCGGACGCTCAAGTCCGACGGCCTCAACTCGATGCTCGGCTGGTCGGCGGTCGGCCACCTGTTGCTGGTGGCGGCGGTGGCGTTCGTGCCCGCGGCCTGGTTTGGCTCCGCCAACCAGGAACCCGAAGTGATCATGCAAATCAGCCTCGGCGGTGCGCCGGGTCCGCGCGACGGCGGGCTGGCCACGCTCGGCGGCCGCGCCATCCAGCAGGCGGTGCCGGTGGAAACGAAGAAGGCGATCGAGCCGGTGCGCCCGCCTGCCGCGCAAACGCCGGCGATGATTGAGCCGACGAAGGCGCCGCCCCGCAAGACGCCGGACAACAAGGTGGACGCGAAAGACCCGCGCAGCCGCATCCCGACCAAGGGCGCCGAGGTGCGGGAGGGGTCGGCCGTGGCCGAGACCGGCGGCAAGGGCCAGGGCTTCGGCCTGTCGGCCGGCGGCGGTGGCGTGGGCGCCACACTCGACGTCGCCAACTTCTGCTGCCCGGAGTATCTGTCGACGATGCTCGATTTGATCAACCGCAATTGGAGCGCGAAACAACAGGCCAGGGGCACGACCTACATGCGGTTCGTGATCCAGAAGGACGGGCGGATCGCCGACGCCACGGTCGAGCGGACCAGCGGCGACGCCGGCCTCGACTACATCTCGCAGCGCGCGCTCGTGCTCACCAAGCTGCCGCCGTTGCCCGCCGGCTACGACCAGCAGGCGCTCACGGTTCACCTGATCTTTCCGTACGGACAATGA
- the tolB gene encoding Tol-Pal system beta propeller repeat protein TolB, with protein sequence MLALVIVASAAILAQPTFAKATAGKQSAAPPAQGQQPTSVELRLTGEPGTPPRLAVPDLLALSPDRETQEAAKTISEVLWDDINFEREFNVIPRDTYKSIPAAGSIDAVPFDRWRELGADGVIIGTVQKTPAGIRVEMRLYNVRARQSAYGREYTGSAANPRIYAHTMADELHDSQRGLRGVAKTKLAFISDRNREAVLATVEKRDVKEVFIADYDGANQRRITINRTMNLYPSWSPDGRSIVYTSYRSGVPDLVISNIYAGTMESPTKGVGQNWLPVFSPDGSRLAFTSSRDGNSELYVSNRDGSNLVRLTNNPSIDTTPTWSPTGTQIAFTSDRRGQPQIFVVNTDGTGLRQISFESYADRPTWSPAPYNEIAFSARTGPGFDIKILGIATGETRQITFGEGTNESPAWSPNGRHLAFMSTRAGRSQIFTVDRDGRNLRQITRDGNNQTPNWSQ encoded by the coding sequence TTGTTGGCGCTGGTCATCGTGGCCTCAGCCGCCATCCTGGCGCAGCCCACCTTCGCCAAGGCTACGGCGGGCAAGCAGTCCGCGGCACCGCCTGCGCAGGGCCAGCAGCCGACCAGCGTCGAGTTGCGGCTGACCGGCGAGCCCGGCACGCCGCCGCGGCTGGCGGTCCCGGACCTGCTCGCGTTGTCGCCCGACCGCGAGACGCAGGAAGCGGCGAAGACCATCAGCGAGGTGCTGTGGGACGACATCAACTTCGAGCGCGAGTTCAACGTGATTCCGCGCGACACCTACAAGTCGATCCCGGCCGCCGGGTCGATTGACGCGGTGCCCTTCGATCGCTGGCGTGAACTGGGTGCCGACGGCGTGATCATCGGCACGGTGCAGAAGACGCCGGCCGGCATCCGCGTCGAGATGCGCCTCTATAACGTCCGCGCCCGGCAGTCGGCTTACGGCCGCGAGTACACGGGCTCGGCCGCCAATCCCCGGATCTACGCGCACACCATGGCCGACGAACTCCATGACTCGCAGCGGGGCCTGCGCGGCGTGGCGAAGACCAAGCTGGCGTTCATCTCGGACCGCAACCGCGAGGCGGTGCTCGCCACCGTCGAGAAGCGCGACGTCAAGGAAGTGTTCATCGCCGATTACGACGGCGCCAACCAGCGCCGCATCACCATCAATCGCACCATGAACCTGTATCCGAGCTGGTCTCCGGACGGCCGGTCGATCGTCTACACGTCGTACCGCTCGGGGGTCCCGGACCTGGTGATCTCGAACATCTACGCCGGGACGATGGAGTCGCCGACCAAGGGGGTAGGACAGAACTGGCTGCCGGTGTTTTCGCCTGACGGCTCGCGCCTGGCGTTCACCTCGAGCCGCGACGGCAATTCCGAGCTCTACGTGAGCAACCGCGATGGCTCGAACCTGGTGCGGCTGACCAACAACCCGTCGATCGACACCACCCCGACCTGGTCGCCAACCGGCACCCAGATCGCGTTCACCTCCGACCGCCGCGGCCAGCCGCAGATTTTCGTCGTCAACACCGACGGCACCGGGCTGCGGCAAATCTCGTTCGAGTCGTATGCCGACCGTCCCACCTGGTCGCCGGCGCCGTACAACGAGATTGCCTTCTCGGCGCGCACCGGGCCCGGCTTCGATATCAAGATCCTGGGCATTGCCACCGGCGAGACGCGACAGATCACCTTCGGTGAGGGCACGAATGAAAGCCCGGCCTGGTCGCCCAATGGCCGACACCTGGCGTTCATGTCGACGCGAGCGGGTCGCAGCCAGATCTTCACGGTCGATCGCGACGGGCGCAACCTGCGGCAGATCACGAGGGATGGCAACAACCAGACGCCGAATTGGTCGCAGTAA